A genomic segment from Lutibacter sp. A80 encodes:
- a CDS encoding uroporphyrinogen decarboxylase, with translation MILNIPYTEWVGYLASLALIISFLMKNISTLRIINSIGAILFVIYGFMLEISWPIIITNTFILMANIYYLTIKRKQAVKESI, from the coding sequence ATGATTTTAAACATTCCATATACTGAATGGGTTGGCTATTTAGCCTCTCTAGCACTTATCATTTCATTTTTAATGAAAAACATTTCAACACTAAGAATTATAAACTCTATTGGTGCAATATTATTTGTGATTTATGGCTTCATGCTAGAAATATCATGGCCTATTATTATCACCAATACTTTTATTTTAATGGCAAATATTTACTATTTAACCATTAAAAGGAAGCAAGCTGTAAAAGAATCAATCTAA
- a CDS encoding glycosyltransferase, whose amino-acid sequence MKRIIVSVTNDLTTDQRVAKVCNTLTKMGFSVLLIGRKLKNSENINRQYDTFRFKLIFNKGFLFYAEYNLRLFFKLFFLKKDILLSNDLDTLLPNFLTSKIFKIKLVYDSHELFTEVPELINRPFIQKCWLTIEKNILPNIKNCYTVSDSIKNYYNLKYKTDFITIRNLPITINSTLKKELPFNIKNKKIILYQGAINKARGLELMITTMQFIENTIFVIIGSGDIEKDLIKQLKVLNLEEKVKLIPKQSPKELQKITPLADLGISIEEDFGLNYKFALPNKIFDYIHAKVPVLVSDLPEMKNIIQKHNVGEVIKDRNPKKLANQITTILQKDKAFYNSNLENAKKTLNWENESEHLKKIFSNLK is encoded by the coding sequence TTGAAACGTATAATTGTTTCTGTCACTAACGACTTAACAACAGACCAACGTGTAGCTAAAGTTTGCAATACTTTAACTAAAATGGGGTTTAGCGTGTTACTGATTGGTAGAAAATTAAAAAACAGTGAAAATATAAATAGACAGTACGATACATTTCGATTTAAACTTATATTTAATAAAGGTTTTTTGTTTTATGCAGAATACAATTTGCGTTTATTTTTTAAATTATTTTTTTTAAAAAAAGATATTTTATTAAGTAATGATTTAGACACCTTATTACCAAACTTTCTAACTAGTAAAATTTTTAAAATAAAATTAGTTTATGATAGTCACGAACTTTTTACTGAAGTTCCTGAATTAATTAACAGGCCATTTATTCAAAAATGCTGGTTAACAATTGAAAAGAATATATTACCAAATATTAAAAACTGTTATACGGTAAGCGACTCAATTAAAAACTATTATAACTTAAAATATAAAACTGATTTTATAACGATTCGAAATTTACCCATTACAATTAATAGCACTCTAAAAAAAGAACTCCCTTTTAATATAAAAAACAAAAAAATTATTTTATACCAAGGAGCTATCAATAAAGCACGTGGATTGGAATTAATGATTACAACAATGCAATTTATTGAAAATACTATTTTTGTAATTATTGGCAGTGGTGATATTGAAAAAGACTTGATTAAACAATTAAAGGTTTTAAATTTGGAAGAAAAAGTTAAACTAATTCCAAAACAATCGCCTAAAGAACTTCAGAAAATAACACCTTTAGCAGATTTAGGTATAAGCATTGAAGAGGACTTTGGTTTAAATTATAAATTCGCTTTACCTAATAAAATATTTGATTATATTCATGCAAAAGTTCCTGTACTGGTTTCAGACTTACCTGAAATGAAAAACATTATCCAAAAGCATAACGTTGGTGAAGTTATAAAAGATAGAAATCCAAAAAAATTAGCAAATCAAATTACAACTATTCTACAAAAAGATAAAGCATTTTATAATTCCAATCTAGAAAATGCAAAAAAAACACTTAATTGGGAAAACGAAAGTGAACACTTAAAAAAAATATTTAGCAATTTAAAATGA
- a CDS encoding polysaccharide deacetylase family protein — protein MIVVYTDKISNRLTYTLNVIFKSILMVNYSFVNFETFKNCKDSVKINYSNRVINNCISIKPHSILFENNLKKQIIKVDWIKNIPYYFKTSENTDFNYDIFASTFYIVSRYEEYFKTELDCHNRFKAENSLAFKNNFLEIPIANLWAQELKKEIVEKYQNISFPKLNYRFINTIDIDVAYAYKGKGLVRFTGGFLKAMLKLNFSEVINRCNYLLKNKDIFNTYSKIIKLQKKHNTENYYFINLGDNKKFDKNISYKKKALIQLIEQLNTELNTTIGIHPSYASNFEYPKIKIEKERLEKITKKQITKSRQHFLLLKHPETYQQLINYGITHDYTMGYASKVGFRAGICNTYPFFDIFKNKQEKLLITPFQIMDGTLNKYENLSPEQATKKIKEISTVIKNVNGTFVTLWHNSSLSEKNEWENWTEVYENLLINTKEN, from the coding sequence ATGATTGTTGTTTACACCGATAAAATATCAAATAGACTAACTTATACTTTAAACGTAATATTTAAAAGTATCTTAATGGTCAATTATTCATTTGTAAATTTTGAAACCTTTAAAAACTGCAAAGATTCGGTTAAAATAAATTACAGTAACCGTGTAATAAATAATTGTATTTCAATAAAACCGCATTCAATTCTTTTTGAAAACAATTTAAAAAAACAAATAATTAAAGTTGATTGGATTAAAAACATACCATATTATTTTAAGACATCTGAAAACACAGATTTTAATTACGATATTTTTGCAAGTACGTTTTATATAGTAAGTAGATACGAAGAATATTTTAAAACTGAACTCGACTGCCACAACAGATTTAAAGCTGAAAATTCACTTGCTTTTAAAAACAACTTTTTAGAAATACCTATTGCTAATTTATGGGCTCAAGAATTAAAAAAAGAAATTGTAGAAAAGTATCAGAATATTAGTTTCCCTAAATTAAACTATAGATTTATAAACACAATAGACATAGATGTTGCTTACGCATACAAAGGAAAGGGCTTAGTGCGTTTTACCGGAGGTTTTTTAAAAGCGATGCTTAAACTTAATTTTTCGGAAGTTATAAACAGATGTAATTACCTATTAAAAAATAAAGATATTTTTAACACCTATTCTAAAATTATTAAGCTTCAAAAAAAACATAACACAGAAAATTACTACTTTATAAATTTAGGTGATAACAAAAAATTCGATAAAAACATATCTTATAAAAAAAAGGCCTTAATTCAATTAATAGAACAATTAAATACTGAATTAAACACCACTATTGGAATTCATCCTTCGTATGCATCAAATTTTGAATATCCAAAAATTAAGATTGAAAAAGAACGATTAGAAAAAATCACAAAAAAACAAATAACAAAAAGTAGGCAACATTTTTTATTATTAAAACATCCTGAAACTTACCAACAGCTTATTAATTATGGCATTACACACGACTACACAATGGGTTATGCCAGTAAAGTAGGTTTTAGAGCAGGAATTTGTAATACCTATCCGTTTTTTGACATTTTTAAAAACAAGCAAGAAAAATTGCTTATCACTCCCTTTCAAATTATGGATGGCACTTTAAATAAATACGAAAATTTAAGTCCAGAACAAGCTACTAAAAAAATTAAAGAAATTAGTACTGTTATTAAAAATGTAAATGGGACATTTGTAACACTTTGGCATAATTCCTCTTTAAGTGAAAAAAATGAATGGGAAAACTGGACAGAAGTTTATGAAAACTTACTTATAAATACTAAAGAGAATTAG
- a CDS encoding glycosyltransferase, whose protein sequence is MISVLIPIFNYNTTTLVETIHQQLEQVNINYEIICICDASTEFVQENKSINLFSNTQLISLKNNIGRSKIRNLLVNKANYNWLLFLDADVFPQNKFFIKAYLDLLNLQKAKVFCGGLVYKNERPEKEKLLRWVYGKKREEISVETRKKNPYQFVTGANLLIHKSIFNSLKFNENIVDYGYEDVLFIEDLKLNSIVILHIKNPVFHLGIENSLVFLNKTREAIRNLTYLNLKGILNGENLKIIKVFRLLRNLKLIWIVSVFFKIFERILRYNLLSKSPSLFLFDIYKLGYFCKIYASKK, encoded by the coding sequence ATGATTTCAGTATTAATTCCAATATTTAATTACAATACAACAACTCTTGTTGAAACTATTCATCAACAACTGGAACAAGTGAATATTAATTATGAAATAATTTGTATTTGCGATGCTTCAACTGAATTTGTACAAGAAAACAAGTCGATTAATCTGTTTTCAAATACACAATTAATTTCATTAAAAAACAATATTGGTAGAAGTAAAATAAGAAATTTATTAGTAAACAAAGCTAATTATAATTGGTTGTTGTTTTTAGATGCCGATGTGTTCCCTCAAAATAAATTTTTTATAAAAGCGTATTTAGATTTATTAAACTTGCAGAAAGCTAAAGTGTTTTGTGGAGGTTTGGTCTATAAAAACGAACGACCTGAAAAAGAAAAACTTTTAAGGTGGGTTTATGGTAAAAAACGTGAAGAAATTTCTGTTGAAACAAGAAAAAAAAATCCTTATCAATTTGTTACTGGAGCTAATTTATTAATCCATAAGTCAATTTTTAACAGTTTAAAATTTAATGAAAATATTGTTGATTATGGTTATGAAGATGTTCTTTTTATTGAAGATTTAAAGTTGAATTCAATTGTAATTTTACATATTAAAAACCCTGTTTTTCACTTAGGAATTGAGAATAGTTTGGTTTTTCTAAATAAGACTAGAGAAGCTATTAGGAATTTAACTTATTTAAATTTAAAAGGGATTTTAAATGGTGAAAATTTGAAAATAATAAAAGTTTTTAGGCTTTTAAGAAATCTAAAGTTAATTTGGATTGTTTCTGTGTTTTTTAAGATTTTTGAAAGAATACTAAGATATAATTTGTTAAGTAAAAGCCCTTCTTTGTTTTTATTCGATATTTATAAGTTAGGGTATTTTTGTAAAATCTATGCTAGTAAAAAATAA
- a CDS encoding cell division ATP-binding protein FtsE — MSEAILSLQNAEIFQRENLVLSNVNLTINTGEFVYLIGKTGSGKSSLMKTLYGDLNLDKGIGKIVGFDLNTLKEKEIPFLRRKLGIVFQDFKLLNDRNVFENLKFVLKATGWKDASKIESKINEVLAKVGMETKGFKMAFQLSGGEQQRVAIARALLNDPDLILADEPTGNLDPATSVGVMNVLNEIHNAGKTILMATHDYALILKYPHKTIKCEGGELFEVVQQKGAS; from the coding sequence ATGTCAGAAGCGATACTTTCCTTACAAAATGCTGAAATTTTTCAACGTGAAAATTTAGTTCTATCTAATGTAAACCTTACAATAAATACGGGTGAATTTGTGTATTTAATTGGTAAAACAGGAAGTGGGAAAAGTAGTTTAATGAAAACTTTATATGGAGATTTAAATTTAGATAAAGGAATAGGTAAAATTGTAGGTTTTGATTTAAATACGCTAAAAGAAAAGGAAATTCCATTTTTACGTAGAAAATTAGGAATTGTTTTTCAGGATTTTAAATTATTGAATGATAGAAATGTATTCGAAAATTTAAAATTTGTTTTAAAAGCAACTGGTTGGAAAGATGCTTCTAAAATAGAATCTAAAATTAATGAGGTATTAGCTAAAGTTGGTATGGAAACTAAAGGTTTTAAAATGGCTTTTCAACTATCTGGTGGAGAACAACAGCGTGTTGCAATTGCACGGGCTTTGTTAAATGATCCAGATTTAATTTTAGCCGATGAGCCAACTGGAAATTTAGACCCAGCAACTTCTGTAGGTGTTATGAACGTATTAAATGAAATACACAATGCCGGAAAAACTATTTTAATGGCAACTCATGATTATGCACTTATTTTAAAATATCCACATAAAACTATTAAATGTGAAGGTGGAGAATTGTTTGAGGTTGTGCAGCAGAAGGGAGCTTCGTAA